A single genomic interval of Acidobacteriota bacterium harbors:
- a CDS encoding VWA domain-containing protein → MHRFLISLIVLSVLLTPARTQQPADSPADSPDDVPIRVLVEEVSVPFIVTDNKNRLITDLTLEDFQVSENGVKQTIKNLARETDVPLRLGLLVDTSNSIRDRLEFEQKASIDFFSSLLVRGRDKALLGSFDSMAELLQDFTDDLDKLNTAVGQLRAGGGTALYDAIYYATRDRLLVEAPPSSNFRRALVLLSDGEDNQSRFSRAQTMESAQRAEVIVYSISTNVRGVKLPGDKVLQEFADETGGRYFQPATWEDLDDAFYSIATELRSQYALSFVPTTPRDGKYHEIEITMPKRKGLRLRARRGYFATVPGATAVTSTSAPVVASKP, encoded by the coding sequence ATGCATCGTTTTCTCATAAGCCTGATTGTCTTATCCGTCTTGCTGACTCCCGCGCGCACCCAGCAGCCGGCCGATTCGCCCGCCGATTCGCCTGACGACGTGCCGATTCGCGTACTGGTGGAAGAGGTCTCCGTCCCATTCATCGTGACGGATAACAAGAACCGTCTAATAACCGACCTGACGCTCGAAGATTTTCAGGTTTCTGAGAATGGGGTCAAGCAGACAATTAAGAATCTCGCCCGCGAAACCGACGTGCCTCTCCGCCTGGGCCTGCTGGTGGATACCAGCAACAGCATCCGCGACCGCCTGGAGTTTGAGCAGAAGGCTTCCATCGACTTTTTCTCTTCGCTGTTGGTGCGTGGCCGCGACAAAGCGCTGCTGGGGAGTTTTGACAGCATGGCCGAACTGCTGCAGGACTTCACCGACGATCTCGACAAATTAAATACCGCGGTAGGCCAGTTGCGCGCCGGCGGCGGCACGGCGCTCTATGACGCCATTTACTACGCCACGCGCGACCGCCTGCTCGTGGAAGCGCCGCCCTCCAGCAATTTCCGTCGCGCGCTGGTGTTGCTCAGCGATGGCGAGGACAACCAAAGCCGCTTCAGCCGCGCCCAGACCATGGAGAGCGCGCAACGCGCCGAGGTCATTGTCTACAGCATTTCGACCAATGTCCGAGGCGTGAAGCTGCCCGGCGATAAAGTGTTGCAGGAGTTTGCCGATGAAACCGGCGGACGCTATTTCCAGCCAGCTACTTGGGAAGACTTGGACGATGCGTTCTACTCCATCGCCACGGAGTTGCGCAGCCAGTACGCCTTGTCCTTTGTTCCCACCACGCCGCGCGACGGCAAGTATCATGAAATTGAGATCACCATGCCGAAGCGCAAAGGATTGAGGTTGCGTGCCCGCCGCGGCTACTTCGCCACCGTTCCCGGCGCCACCGCGGTTACGTCCACCAGCGCTCCGGTCGTCGCCAGCAAGCCCTAG
- the rfbB gene encoding dTDP-glucose 4,6-dehydratase: MKLIVTGGAGFIGSNFIRYWLGQHPDDRIINIDKLTYAGNPANLEGLGNRHELVPLDICSPAMEEHLRGAEMVIHFAAESHVDRSIDSAEEFIRSNVLGTERLLCAARKQKVSRFVHVSTDEVYGALGATGEFTEDTPLAPNSPYAASKAGSDLIARSYFHTYGFPVVITRACNNYGPYQYPEKFVPLMTTNALEDKRVPVYGEGTQVREWIHVEDHCRAIEAVALRGRAGEAYNIGSGHRQSNLESVKMILALLGKPESLIEYVADRPGHDFRYALDCSKLRGELGWEPRHDWTKGLQQTVEWYRQNQAWVESVKSQSFRQYYAQMYEARDQFVQQAKA; encoded by the coding sequence ATGAAACTAATCGTTACCGGCGGAGCCGGATTCATCGGCTCGAACTTCATTCGTTATTGGCTGGGGCAGCACCCCGACGACCGCATCATCAACATCGACAAGCTCACCTACGCGGGCAATCCCGCCAACCTGGAGGGCCTGGGCAACCGCCACGAGCTGGTCCCGCTGGACATCTGCTCGCCCGCCATGGAGGAGCACCTGCGCGGCGCGGAGATGGTGATCCACTTCGCCGCCGAGTCGCACGTGGACCGCAGCATTGACTCAGCCGAGGAGTTCATCCGCAGCAACGTGCTGGGCACCGAGCGACTGCTCTGCGCGGCACGCAAACAAAAAGTCAGCCGGTTTGTGCATGTCTCAACGGATGAAGTCTATGGCGCGCTGGGCGCGACGGGCGAGTTCACTGAAGACACGCCGCTGGCGCCCAACAGTCCGTACGCGGCAAGCAAAGCTGGCTCGGACCTGATCGCTCGGTCCTACTTTCACACGTACGGCTTCCCCGTGGTTATCACGCGCGCCTGCAATAACTACGGACCGTATCAATATCCCGAGAAGTTCGTTCCGCTGATGACCACCAACGCGCTGGAAGACAAACGCGTGCCGGTATACGGCGAGGGCACGCAGGTCCGCGAGTGGATACACGTGGAAGACCACTGCCGTGCCATCGAGGCCGTGGCACTGCGTGGGCGAGCGGGCGAAGCTTATAACATCGGCAGCGGGCACCGGCAATCGAATCTCGAAAGCGTGAAGATGATTCTCGCGCTGCTCGGCAAGCCGGAGTCGCTCATCGAATACGTCGCCGACCGCCCCGGCCACGACTTCCGCTACGCGCTCGATTGCAGCAAACTACGCGGCGAACTCGGCTGGGAGCCGAGGCACGATTGGACGAAGGGTCTACAGCAGACGGTTGAGTGGTACCGCCAGAATCAAGCGTGGGTGGAAAGCGTGAAGAGCCAAAGCTTCCGCCAATACTATGCGCAGATGTACGAGGCGCGCGACCAGTTCGTGCAGCAAGCGAAGGCTTAG